From the genome of Gemmatimonadota bacterium, one region includes:
- a CDS encoding Gfo/Idh/MocA family oxidoreductase — protein sequence MALKVAFLGCWHSHTSMHLREAAQSPDEVAFIGMYDPDPEVIAIRREKSAEVGLDIPIFDSVDAVLNSEADAVIVEGHVYQNLDYAEQALTAGKHVLLEKPAGVNLGQFKRIQKLASDKQLVLNLAYMWRYNPAVHEIIRLAKLGVLGDIYAYRGHIPKPHSWRTELEEENGIYHGGIYFEMAGHLVDIMVALMGRPTDVHPILRKHYGKRTVVDNAVVVHDFKRGLGTIDMAAMQVGMARRIEVHGTAGTALHAPIGSNNLSLCLEEEAEGYQSGWQELEIEPPDSFPTLLRELKACMNGGKEPDYSQAHDLTVQEVLLAGCQVTDGNALSSDPPE from the coding sequence ATGGCATTAAAAGTTGCGTTTTTGGGATGTTGGCACAGTCATACGAGTATGCACTTGCGGGAAGCTGCACAATCGCCCGATGAGGTTGCGTTCATTGGCATGTACGATCCCGATCCCGAAGTGATTGCGATCCGGCGAGAAAAGAGTGCGGAGGTGGGGCTGGATATTCCCATTTTTGATTCGGTTGACGCGGTGTTAAACAGTGAGGCCGATGCCGTTATTGTCGAAGGGCATGTCTATCAGAATTTGGATTATGCCGAACAAGCACTCACCGCAGGCAAGCATGTGTTGCTGGAAAAACCCGCAGGGGTCAATCTGGGCCAGTTTAAGCGCATCCAGAAATTGGCGTCGGACAAACAATTGGTCCTCAATTTGGCCTATATGTGGCGTTATAATCCGGCTGTTCACGAGATTATTCGATTGGCAAAGCTGGGTGTGTTGGGTGATATTTACGCTTACCGCGGGCACATCCCAAAGCCCCATAGCTGGCGCACAGAGTTGGAAGAGGAGAACGGTATTTATCACGGGGGAATTTATTTTGAGATGGCGGGTCATCTCGTCGATATTATGGTGGCTCTGATGGGACGTCCGACAGATGTACATCCCATTCTCAGAAAACATTACGGCAAGCGAACTGTCGTTGACAATGCGGTTGTGGTACACGATTTTAAACGCGGTCTCGGTACGATTGACATGGCCGCTATGCAGGTGGGTATGGCGCGGCGGATTGAGGTACACGGGACGGCAGGGACAGCGCTTCACGCGCCCATTGGCTCCAATAATCTGAGTTTGTGCTTGGAAGAGGAAGCCGAAGGGTATCAAAGCGGCTGGCAGGAATTGGAGATTGAACCTCCCGATAGTTTTCCAACGCTGTTGCGGGAGTTGAAAGCGTGTATGAATGGGGGGAAAGAACCGGATTATTCTCAAGCACATGATTTGACCGTGCAGGAAGTGTTATTGGCCGGATGCCAGGTGACAGATGGCAATGCTCTGTCTTCTGACCCACCTGAATAA
- a CDS encoding BrnT family toxin → MDIYYELHNITFIWDENKARTNSIKHDGVTFEQAAEAFFDPFLKVVDASRSEEARDAVVGLDTRWNLLFVVHIEIQDDEIRIISARKATRRERFDYEN, encoded by the coding sequence ATGGATATTTACTACGAACTGCACAATATCACCTTTATCTGGGATGAAAATAAAGCTCGTACAAACTCAATAAAACACGATGGTGTAACTTTTGAGCAAGCTGCAGAAGCTTTCTTTGATCCCTTTTTAAAAGTGGTGGATGCGAGTCGTAGTGAAGAGGCCCGCGATGCCGTTGTTGGGCTGGATACACGCTGGAATTTACTATTCGTTGTTCACATTGAAATACAAGATGATGAAATTCGGATCATTTCAGCCCGTAAAGCAACTCGAAGGGAAAGATTTGACTATGAAAATTGA
- a CDS encoding heparinase II/III family protein, whose translation MQAIERPVYQVSLTEKEIARMKRRVRAVMVLSEAEMVALIPDKTGFRFVGCPDCDAGAQEGQLRWSIKNPHRVQCRYCEMVFPNEAYSDDQVLKVVNPVGETVTYPFWEDETGFRYYFRAKAWREARVYFAAIAEDLGELYQATGDATYARRATLILDAFAQYYPGFLVSYDRPHEQKGFVFEPPYPNNGGKWGRWRHDEMPTNLVMAYDAIYTSGELERLSDAVGIDVKKRIEDDFFRGAIRQDRYHGILYTNASPHIYRGYAVMGRVLGDPELVHEAVRRSIGLFESQFYADGFWHEGSLGYHRMTMAGMQVVFDALKGYSDPVGYVSDDGRRYDNLDLERDIDIVKKASRLLDICRYPDGRWIPMHDAWAYRDSRRVDPNVKPLEQSHATLLPGVGHAWLGRGNGEHQVQVHLHFSGAYGHAHADNLNLMIFARGQELLSDVGYTHTQYRSWTVSTLCHNTVLIDEEEQERSNRKGIIDGSLLAFEVAYPRVQWVEASGEGVYPGLAEEYRRLVMLVNVGGEDHYVVDLFRVRGGDQRDWVMHGSADVDMRTETNVPLQHYGENLLPGVKVRFPEHERDQGDAEGRNVALAFFQNVLHSERVQDARVTFQGDDVAVRIHLVGLKDSELFVGDAPSVRRADEDETLIDRFRMPMLMVRQKGRSPSRFMAVHEPFRDKAFVDSVEVEDIGERGAYLKVRHRGVTDHIVLQPGTEVFRRGDLTFQGEVGFVREQDGEARVMGLWGGEKVQWQTAQLTGEGIYTEQVTDVLRIEDGAPYHALVVNGTPEMEDIDGAVAVVTFGDGTTRGLRVQRVVGEHVILEDDPGFRVTNTGAAHCFFPLREIEGTVQLQIRTSSFVTIRDEGVEYRAVGSGDFEMK comes from the coding sequence ATGCAAGCCATTGAACGCCCGGTTTATCAGGTGAGTTTAACCGAAAAGGAAATCGCGCGTATGAAACGGCGGGTGCGAGCGGTGATGGTGCTTTCTGAAGCGGAGATGGTGGCGTTGATTCCCGATAAAACGGGGTTTCGATTTGTGGGGTGTCCCGATTGCGATGCGGGTGCTCAAGAAGGGCAGTTGCGATGGTCCATTAAAAATCCACATCGCGTGCAGTGTCGCTATTGCGAGATGGTGTTTCCCAATGAGGCGTATTCCGATGACCAGGTGTTAAAGGTTGTCAACCCGGTAGGTGAGACGGTGACATATCCATTTTGGGAAGATGAGACGGGATTTCGGTATTACTTTCGGGCAAAGGCGTGGCGGGAAGCGCGTGTGTATTTTGCGGCGATCGCGGAAGATTTGGGAGAATTGTACCAGGCAACAGGAGATGCGACGTATGCGCGACGCGCGACATTGATTCTGGACGCATTCGCGCAGTATTACCCGGGCTTTCTGGTGAGTTATGATCGGCCACACGAACAAAAGGGATTTGTGTTTGAACCGCCCTATCCAAATAATGGGGGAAAGTGGGGGCGGTGGCGGCACGATGAAATGCCGACCAATCTGGTTATGGCCTATGATGCGATTTATACGAGTGGTGAACTGGAGCGATTGTCCGATGCGGTTGGGATAGATGTGAAAAAGCGGATTGAGGACGATTTCTTTCGTGGGGCCATTCGGCAGGATAGGTATCACGGGATTCTCTATACCAATGCGAGCCCCCATATCTATCGCGGGTATGCGGTGATGGGGCGCGTTTTGGGCGATCCCGAACTGGTACATGAAGCGGTTCGTCGCAGTATCGGACTGTTTGAGAGCCAATTTTATGCGGATGGCTTCTGGCATGAAGGCAGTTTGGGGTATCACCGGATGACAATGGCAGGTATGCAAGTGGTATTTGATGCGCTGAAAGGGTATTCCGACCCTGTGGGGTATGTGTCGGATGATGGCAGGAGATATGATAACCTGGATTTGGAGCGCGATATTGATATTGTAAAAAAGGCAAGTCGGCTTCTGGATATTTGCAGATATCCCGATGGGAGGTGGATTCCCATGCACGATGCCTGGGCATATCGGGATAGTCGGCGGGTTGATCCCAATGTCAAACCGCTTGAACAATCGCATGCGACACTGCTGCCGGGTGTTGGGCATGCGTGGCTGGGGAGGGGAAATGGCGAACATCAGGTGCAGGTGCATCTGCATTTTTCGGGAGCTTATGGACATGCCCATGCGGATAATTTGAATCTGATGATTTTTGCCAGAGGACAGGAATTGCTCTCCGATGTGGGCTATACCCATACCCAATACCGCAGCTGGACGGTCAGTACCTTGTGCCACAATACTGTGTTGATCGATGAAGAAGAACAGGAACGCTCCAACCGAAAAGGTATTATAGACGGCTCTCTGCTGGCTTTTGAAGTCGCATACCCCCGTGTGCAATGGGTAGAAGCGAGTGGAGAGGGCGTGTATCCCGGACTGGCGGAAGAATATCGGCGGTTGGTCATGCTCGTAAATGTGGGGGGAGAGGATCATTATGTGGTTGATCTGTTTCGCGTGCGGGGCGGCGATCAGCGCGATTGGGTGATGCACGGAAGCGCGGATGTGGATATGCGGACAGAGACCAATGTGCCTTTGCAGCACTATGGAGAAAACCTTTTGCCAGGTGTGAAGGTGCGGTTCCCAGAACACGAACGCGACCAGGGAGATGCAGAGGGGCGGAATGTTGCGCTTGCATTTTTTCAAAATGTACTGCATAGCGAGCGTGTGCAGGATGCGCGTGTCACCTTTCAAGGAGATGATGTTGCCGTGCGTATTCATCTTGTGGGACTGAAGGATAGCGAACTTTTTGTGGGTGATGCGCCCTCTGTACGGCGCGCAGATGAAGATGAAACACTGATTGATCGCTTTCGCATGCCCATGTTGATGGTTCGGCAAAAAGGTCGATCACCGAGTCGATTCATGGCTGTTCACGAGCCGTTTCGGGATAAGGCGTTTGTCGATTCTGTTGAGGTGGAAGATATTGGCGAGCGCGGCGCGTACCTGAAAGTGCGCCACCGGGGGGTTACAGATCATATTGTTCTGCAACCCGGGACAGAAGTTTTTCGCAGGGGTGATCTTACATTTCAAGGCGAGGTCGGTTTTGTGCGCGAACAGGATGGCGAGGCGCGAGTTATGGGTTTATGGGGTGGGGAGAAGGTGCAATGGCAAACAGCGCAATTAACGGGTGAAGGTATCTATACGGAGCAGGTTACAGATGTATTGCGAATAGAGGATGGTGCGCCTTATCATGCATTGGTCGTGAATGGCACGCCTGAAATGGAGGATATAGATGGGGCTGTTGCTGTGGTGACATTTGGCGATGGTACAACGCGTGGGTTGCGCGTTCAACGCGTGGTGGGTGAGCACGTCATTCTCGAAGACGATCCCGGTTTTCGCGTCACAAATACAGGGGCGGCGCATTGCTTTTTTCCGCTTCGCGAGATTGAGGGCACAGTACAGTTGCAGATCCGGACATCGTCGTTTGTGACCATTCGAGATGAGGGTGTGGAATACCGTGCGGTTGGTTCGGGAGATTTCGAGATGAAATAA
- a CDS encoding phytanoyl-CoA dioxygenase family protein, with translation MSDYSHIKKPDLGYCYEFATDELDAMSECLEAHGFAIIKDVLPDEIVEKLKQAVYDGTDPDGTLEHGQSRTRHAWIESGSGAWELLEYEPFMAIHRHLIGTDDMTVHRSAAIIRMSGSQPVGWHTDWCGYSDKILNSGDVLNRGLWPSGKWFYLTGSRPVHGGLCVIEDSHVEGWKGPEGFKMTADRRSFYPEGEEEHRYAGFDIPGLVPLFTNGGDMIVFAHRTYHGAFPNRLEDTRLSCAIGFRDRNHRIDIPWEIPESGQWFLKNIPDHLKRYTNGYTSIDIGWRGVQ, from the coding sequence ATGTCAGACTATTCACATATTAAAAAGCCCGATTTGGGCTATTGCTATGAGTTTGCTACAGATGAACTCGATGCAATGTCCGAATGCCTGGAGGCGCACGGGTTTGCGATTATTAAAGATGTGTTGCCGGATGAGATTGTCGAGAAGCTCAAGCAGGCAGTGTATGACGGTACCGATCCAGACGGGACTTTAGAGCACGGACAGAGTCGCACGCGACATGCGTGGATCGAATCTGGGTCAGGTGCATGGGAGCTTTTGGAATACGAGCCATTTATGGCTATTCACCGGCATTTGATTGGCACCGATGATATGACTGTCCACCGGTCTGCTGCGATTATCCGGATGTCGGGATCTCAGCCCGTGGGGTGGCATACCGATTGGTGTGGATATTCCGATAAAATTTTGAACTCGGGCGATGTGTTGAATCGCGGACTCTGGCCGTCGGGCAAGTGGTTTTATCTGACGGGATCGCGCCCGGTTCACGGCGGTCTATGCGTGATCGAAGATTCCCATGTGGAGGGCTGGAAAGGTCCCGAAGGATTTAAGATGACGGCAGATCGACGTTCGTTTTATCCCGAAGGCGAGGAAGAACACCGCTACGCGGGATTTGATATTCCGGGGTTGGTGCCTCTGTTCACAAATGGGGGAGATATGATTGTGTTTGCCCACCGAACGTACCACGGGGCATTTCCCAATCGGTTGGAGGATACGCGCCTTTCGTGCGCGATTGGGTTTAGAGATCGCAATCACAGGATCGATATTCCGTGGGAGATTCCGGAATCAGGCCAGTGGTTTTTGAAAAATATTCCGGACCATTTGAAGCGATATACAAATGGGTACACGAGTATTGATATCGGTTGGCGGGGGGTGCAATGA